CATATCCTAAAGACAAACGGCTAGCTGCAATGCTGCTAAGTTGCTGCTAACTAGCTTGTACGTCAGCTAAACAGCTTTTTCTAAATAACATGTTTACGGTAGCATTCTTTTACGCAAACTAGCTTTATTCAACcgttaaataaacattttcctGATTAGCTGCCATGTTGGTTTATTCACCTCCTCACTGTTGCTGGAGTCGAACCCCGCATCTTTCTGCCGCCTGTGCTTCTCCGTCACCCCGAGCAGGCGCAGCAGGGACGGATCCTCGCTCAACGCCAGGCCGATGTTGACGGGCCTCGGCCCTCCTGTAGCCTGCTCCCCGTCGTCCGAGCCCAACCTTCCGCGTTTGGTACGTTTTTCCGACCGCAGCCTGCTGCGAGCGGTGCACGGTCGGCCCGGGAAACGAGCCCGGGCTGGTGTTTGGGTGCTCAAACCCGCGACGGTAGCGGGAGATGATAATCCGCCTCCCGATGCCGCCATTATTTACTACAACAACACGACGGCGCGCTGGCAGAGGGTGACTGCAGCGATATGAGACGCAAGATGGACTGCTCCGACGCAAAGGCGCGAGATAGAAAGAAGCAcaggtgcatcatgggaaaacGAAGCGTCGCTATGCTCTGCGCCCACTGTTCGACACCGCCGCCGAACTCACTTATACAGAGCCAAAACATCAAATAGGAGAGTTTTGATACGTTTTTATGTATGAACTTAAAACTATAAGAGGACATTTGAGATCTAATTAATACTTTCTCTACATTTACCGTCATACTCtcattcatacacatacacatactgtCTTACAGTCATAGTCTCACTATAGACTACTACATCCTCGTACATTTACTACATACTCTCTGCAGTATAGACCATAAACCATAAAAGGTTGAAACAATTTAATttcaaagaaaatatttttgtcaTGACAGCTGGACTGAGCCTCATCTGGAAGTGATTTATGTGatccacacacactactgactGCACTCAAATCAGATGTCACCACCAGTGACGACACAGAGGAGCCCCCATGTGCAGCACACATTCATTGTTAAGGCTCAACGTGATATATATGTGGTAGATTTTAGCATATTTCTGTCGTCAGtttcaaataaacaaatgatGAACTGAGTATCTAAAAGCAGTCTAAATTGGCATGCTGTTGTTTGTATTCTGTAAAACTGGCAATTATAGTCAGAAAACAATGCATTACACTTGGAGGAGTATAGTCATTTCTGttttaagcattaaaaatgtaacataaaagtcttgtctgtgtgtgttaaaaagtgTGTATGCTTTATGTGAATATGATGTATACAGGTTCCAACAATACTACAAAACAAAGATAGTCAGCATCCAATTAATTAAGCTTGTTAGTCTATCTGCGGTGTGTGGGTTGCCCTCCACTGGCATTGTTTGATGTTGGAAGAGAGGATGATTTATATCTGAAGGAATTGCTGGTGGAAAAATCTATGAGTCCTACTTGAATTGTTTCCagagggacaaataaagttcttTGATTTGATGATTTATAAACCTTACActctcatttccacagtgtATCACACATCTAGCACTATAAAATACATACACTGTTAAATAATGACATGGTGCACAAGCCATGGATGATGGGACcgaaaaatgattttaaataatctgttatttaaaaaaattagaCACCACAGACATCGTAAGTGATGTTTAATGTAACATGTGTCGCCTTTTGCAGAGAAAAATAAGACTGCATCTTAATTCCCACAATACAGACTCCTATACACTGGCTGATTCATTTGACTTAAATATGTTAAGGACTTACATTCTGTGCAATCTTCACATTTATGAGTGTTAAAAAAATTCTCACTGTTACTGGAGAATTAGCTTGTTATTTTGtgacacacataaatacaataCATTTCAGGTATAGTAGAGGTAATATTAAACAGACAACAATAAGACATTAAGTGAATCATAATTATGTACAGATCAGAGTTGCATTCACAAGGACAGAATTTCTGTTACCTTTCTTGCAAAACACTCAACCTAAATCTTCATTTTTCTGTCTATGTTAAATTACGTAGAACAAAGTTGCAGTGTTTATTCCTAAACATTATCTCTTTTCTgctacctcctccccctcaATGTGAGTGTTCTGATGGGCCTTTAGGGCACTTTCCCTTCCAAAGCCCTTCCCACAGGTAGGGCAGGTGTATTCAGAGCTGTGTGCCATAGCAATATGTGCTGTGAGCTGCTCAGGTTCAGCATAACTCTCTTCACACTGTGAGCATGAGTGAGCCTTTTGAGGGGTGGCCCCATGCATTTCCTTCTTGTGTGCTCGCAGGGCTGCAACAGAAGTGAATGTGAGATCACAGTTTGCTTCAGAACAAGGGATCTTGAGCTCAGTTGAGGACGAGCCCTCTGTTGGAGAGTCACTGcatccctctgcctcctcttctagTTTAATCTTCTTGCCATCATCTATCCCACCCTGAGCTGCGTTCTTCGGTTTACGGCCTCTTTTTTTGCCACCCGCCTTGACATTACAGTTTAGATCATTAGCAAACCTCTCCTGGTGCTGCAggagttcttcttctgtctgGAAACCACAGCTACATTTGCAGCACTGGTAAGTGTTGATGTCTTCAGCCTCTGCTT
This region of Parambassis ranga chromosome 2, fParRan2.1, whole genome shotgun sequence genomic DNA includes:
- the LOC114426494 gene encoding zinc finger protein 430-like, which encodes MEMLKIEQVVVGNDMKSASPEIKSEPVVRPIQSYHHESVQCFQCFITFSDPKAKERHMRKSHRDQYKQQLQQTNTVFTCYKCDKSFSFSEELTQHQISHNTEEKSFRCPYCRKSFYTFTELNKHRRHECVERRCPCRDCGAFFPSPSRLRTHRIVAHSQNQAEAEDINTYQCCKCSCGFQTEEELLQHQERFANDLNCNVKAGGKKRGRKPKNAAQGGIDDGKKIKLEEEAEGCSDSPTEGSSSTELKIPCSEANCDLTFTSVAALRAHKKEMHGATPQKAHSCSQCEESYAEPEQLTAHIAMAHSSEYTCPTCGKGFGRESALKAHQNTHIEGEEVAEKR